GCTTTACGCGGACCTTTACGAGTACGAGCATTCGTTTTAGAACGCTGTCCACGTACAGGCAAGCTGCGACGGTGACGAAGACCACGATAACAACCAAGGTCCATTAGACGCTTGATGCTCATAGATACTTCACGACGTAAATCACCTTCAACAGTGAAATTTGCTACTTCAGTACGAAGAGCTTCGATTTGTGTTTCATCCAGATCTTTAAGCTTTGTTGATTCAGCAATACCAGCCGCTGCACAAATTGTGCGCGACGTAGTTTTACCAATACCAAAGATAGCAGTTAATGCGATAACTGCATGCTTGTGATCAGGAACGTTAATGCCAGCGATACGGGCCACTATGCACTCCTTATAAGTTAACGATTCATTTGCGAAAAGCCCGGTAGGATACTCTACAAATGAGAATTTATCAAACAAAACAAAGCTTAGATAACAAAGTTATCTAAGCCATTGATATCCAAAATCAATCTTTTAGCCTTGGCGTTGTTTATGCTTTGGCTCTACACAGATAACACGCACCACACCGTGACGCTTGATAACTTTGCAGTTACGACAGATTGCTTTAACGGATGCACGAACTTTCATTGCAACACTCCGTAGTTAATATAACTTTTAGATTCGGTTACTTGCCGTAATCTTTCAAGTTAGCTTTTTTCAAGACAGAATCATATTGATTAGACATCAAATGAGTCTGTACCTGTGCCATAAAGTCCATGATAACAACAACAATAATTAATAACGAAGTACCACCGAAGTAGAACTGCGTATTCATTGCTACCATCATAAACTCGGGAATCAAACAGATAAAGGTAATATATAACGCACCTGCTAATGTCAGGCGAGTCATCACTTTATCAATATAACGTGACGTTTGTTCTCCGGGACGTATACCTGGAATAAAGGCACCGCTTTTTTTCAAATTATCTGCTGTTTCACGTGGATTAAACGTAAGTGCAGTATAAAAGAAACAAAAGAAGATGATTGCTGCTGCATATAACATCATATGCAACGGTTGTCCTGGCTGTAGCGCCAATGAAACATCCGATAACCAGCTTAAACCTTCAGACTGACCAAACCACTGCGCGATTGTACCAGGAAATAAGATAACACTCGAGGCAAATATTGCAGGAATTACACCCGCCATATTTAATTTTAATGGCAGATGAGTACTTTGAGCCGCAAAAACTTTACGCCCTTGTTGACGTTTAGCGTAATTAACAACGATACGTCGTTGACCACGTTCAACAAAAACAACAAATGCCGTTGTCGCAAAAACGATAACGATTAATGCTAATAGCGCTAAAAGATGAAGTTCACCTTGACGCGCTTGCTCTGCTGTTTGCCCAATTGCTTGAGGCAAACCTGCAACTATACCCACAAAGATAATGATAGAAATACCATTACCTATACCGCGTTCTGTAATTTGTTCACCTAGCCACATCAAGAACATGGTTCCTGTTACTAGACTTACAACAGCCGTAATATAAAAACTAAGACCTGGATTTTCAACCAGACCTGGCATCATACTCGGCAAACCAGTCGCAATACCAATTGCTTGGAATGTACCTAAAACTAAAGTACCGTAACGCGTGTATTGATTTATCTTACGTCGACCAGACTCACCCTCTTTTTTTAGCTCAGCTAAAGGAGGATGAACAACGGTCAACAATTGGATAATAATCGATGCCGAAATATACGGCATAATACCCAACGCAAAGATAGATGCACGCGAAAGTGCACCACCAGAGAACATGTTAAACATTTCAATGATGGTACCCTTCTGCTGCTCAAATAGATTAGCTAGTACAGCGGCGTCAATACCAGGAATGGGAACAAAAGAGCCTGCACGGAACACTAAAATAGCCCCTAAAACAAACAATAGTCGTGTTTTAAGTTCACTTAAGTTACTGCCCTGTACCGCTTTAGGATCTAATCCTGGTTTCTTAGCCATTATCTATTATTCCTTGATTGTTCCGCCCGCAGCTTCAATAGCAGCACGAGCACCTTTCGTTACACGAAGGCCTTCAACTGTTACTGAGCGAGAGATTTCACCAGACAAAACTACTTTTGCAAACTTAACTGTGTTTACAAGTAGTCCGGCCTGTTTCAACGTATCAATAGTTACTACATCACCTTCTACTTTAGCGATTTCGTTCAAACGAACTTCTGCGCTAACTAGAGATTTACGTGAAGTAAAACCAAATTTTGGTAAACGTTGTTTTAAAGGCATTTGACCGCCTTCAAAACCTGGACGTACTTTACCGCCTGAACGAGACTTTTGACCTTTGTGACCACGGCCACCAGTTTTGCCTAATCCAGAACCGATACCACGGCCTACACGTTTAGCAACAGGCTTCGAACCTGCTGCTGGAGATAGAGTATTTAGTTTCATAATTACCCCTCAACCTTAACCATGTAGTAAACTTTATTAACCATACCACGTACTGCAGGAGTATCTTCTAACTCTACAGTATGACCGATACGACGCAGGCCAAGACCTGTTAACGTTGCACGGTGTTTTGGTAAACGGCCAATTGCACTTTTGGTTTGGGTTATTTTAATCGTTTTAGTAGCCATGCTTAATTACCCCAGAATATCAGTAACGTTTAGACCACGCTTAGCTGCAATTTGCTCTGGAGAATTCATATTCTCTAGTGCATCAAGCGTAGCGCGAACAACGTTAATTGGGTTAGTTGAGCCGTAAGCTTTAGCTAGTACGTTATGTACGCCAACAACTTCTAATACGGCACGCATTGCACCACCTGCGATGATACCAGTACCTTCAGATGCTGGTTGCATGTACACCTTAGAACCAGAATGACGGCCCTTAATAGGATGTTGCAGAGTGTTACCTTTTAATTGGATTTCGCTGATATTGCGACGTGCTTTTTCCATAGCTTTTTGAATAGCTGCAGGAACTTCACGTGCTTTACCGTAGCCAAAACCAACACGACCACTACCATCACCAACTACTGTTAGTGCTGTAAAGCTAAAGATGCGACCACCTTTAACTACTTTTGAAACTCGGTTTACTGCGATTAGCTTTTCGTTCAGATCACCGGTTTGAGATTCTACTTTTGCCATCATCATTACCCTTAGAACTGAAGACCAGCTTCACGAGCTGCTTCAGCTAGTGCTGCTACGCGGCCGTGGTATTGGAAACCGCTACGGTCGAAAGAAATTTTGCTAATTCCTTTTTCGATCGCGCGTTCTGCTACTAATTTACCAATTAGTTGAGCAGCTTCTTTATTACCACCGTTGCTAACTTGTGCACGCACTTCTTTTTCTAATGTAGAAGCGCTTGCTACGACTTGTGCGTCTGCTGTAATTACCTGCGCGTAAGTATGGCGAGGTGTACGGTTGATCACAAGACGAGTGGCACCAAGATCTTGTAATTTCTTACGTGTGCGAGTAGCACGACGAAGACGAGATGCTTTCTTATCCATAGTCTTACCTTACTTTTTCTTCGCTTCTTTACGACGCACATTTTCGTTAGCGTAACGAACACCTTTACCTTTATAAGGCTCTGGTGGACGGAATGCACGAATCTCTGCAGCTATTTGACCCACTTGTTGTTTGTCAACACCTTCAATAGTTAGTTCTGTTTGGCTAGGAGCCGCTGCAGAAATACCTTTTGGTAATGTATAAACAACAGGATGAGAAAAACCTAATGTTAGGTTGATATCTTGGCCGTTAACTTGAGTACGGTAACCAACACCTTGAAGAAGAAGAGTCTTCTTAAAGCCTTCTGATACACCGATAATCATGTTATTAACATTTGCACGTGCAGTACCTGCTTGTGCCCATGCACCTTGAACACCTTCAACAGGTCCAAAGGATACAACGCCATCTTCAAGTTTAACTACCACAGCATCATGAAGAGTACGAACTAATTCGCCTTTACCACCTTTTACAGTGATCTCTTGACCGTTTACTTTAACTTCTACGCCAGCAGGAACAGTAATCGGTGCCTTAGCTATACGAGACATAGATTACTCCTTAAGATACGTAACAGATGATTTCACCACCGATACACGCTTTACGCGCTGCACGGTCAGTCATAACACCTTGAGAAGTTGAAACAATCGCGATACCTAAACCAGCCATAACCTTAGGAAGATCGTTCGCACCTTTATAGATACGTAGACCTGGACGGCTAACTCGTTTTAAAGTATCGATAACTTTTTTGCCTTCGAAGTATTTTAACGTAACTTCTAATTCAGGCTTTGTGTCACCAGCAACAACGTAATCAGTAATATAACCTTCAGCTTTTAACACAGCTGCAATAGCAACTTTTTGTTTAGAAGAAGGCATCTTTACAGATACTTTGTTTGCTGCTTGACCGTTACGAATACGCGTAAGCATATCCGAAATAGGATCTTGCATGCTCATAACTATTTACTCCGTGATTTAATTGATTACCAGCTAGCTTTTTTCAAGCCAGGGATTTCTCCGCGCATCATATGCTCACGAACCTTAATACGGCTCATGCCAAATTTACGAAGATAACCATGTGGACGACCAGTTACGTTACAACGATTACGTTTACGTACTGGACTTGAATCACGAGGTAGCGTTTGAAGCTGTAACACTGCACTCCAACGATCTTCGTCAGATGTGTTTACATTACTAATAGTAGCTTTTAAAGCCGCACGTTTTTCTGCGAATTTACAAACTAGCTTCGCACGTTTTACTTCACGCGCTTTCATTGATTGTTTAGCCATAACCTACACCTTACTTACGGAATGGGAAGTTAAAGGCAGTCAGCAATGCACGCCCTTCTTCGTCAGTCTTAGCTGATGTTGTAATTGTGATATCTAAACCACGTACTTTATCAACTTTATCGTAATCGATTTCAGGGAAAATGATTTGCTCACGTACACCCATACTGTAGTTACCACGACCATCAAATGACTTAGCATTTAGGCCACGGAAATCTCGTACACGAGGAATAGCGATTGTTACCAAACGCTCAAAAAATTCCCACATACGAACACCACGTAGAGTGACTTTACAACCAATCGGGTAGCCTTCACGAATTTTGAAGCCAGCCACAGAGCGGCGCGCTTTAGTGATAACAGGCTTTTGACCTGAGATAGCAGCCATATCAACAGCAGCATTCTCAAGCACTTTTTTATCAGCCAGTGCTTCACCAACACCCATATTAAGGGTGATTTTCTCTATTCGAGGGACTTGCATGACAGACGTATAGCCGAATTGCTTTTGCAAATCAGACACCACGTTGTCTTTATAGAAATCATGCAGTTTCGCCATCGTAAACTCCAGTTACTTCACAAGTTCATTATTAGATTTGAAAAAACGTACTTTCTTTCCGTCTTCATCTCTAAATCCAACACGATCCGCTTTACCCGTTGTAGGGTTAAGGATCGCAACATTTGATATTTGTATCGGTGCTTCTTGTTCAATAATACCACCAGTTACACCCGCTTGCGGGTTTGGCTTTTGGTGTTTCTTGACCGTATTTACACCTTCAATAATTACTTTACCGTTAGTTAAAACTTTAGAAATTTTTCCAGTTTTACCTTTATCTTTACCGGTAATAACAATTACTTCATCGTCACGTTTAATTTTTGCTGCCATATCGGTTCCTTACAGTACTTCCGGCGCCAGTGAAACAATCTTCATAAAATTGTCATTACGAAGTTCACGAGTTACAGGGCCAAAGATACGTGTACCGATAGGTTGGTTATTTGCATTCAGCATAACCGCAGCATTGCGGTCAAAACGAATTACAGAACCATCGGGACGACGTACACCTTTTCTGGTACGCACAACCACAGCTGAATGAACATCACCTTTTTTAACTTTACCGCGAGGAATTGCTTCCTTCACAGATACTTTGATGATGTCACCGATTGCTGCATAACGGCGATGCGAGCCACCAAGGACCTTAATACACATTACGCGTCGGGCGCCTGAATTATCGGCGACATCCAGCACACTTTGCATTTGGATCATTACAGTGCTCCGCTATTTTACTATTAAATACTCTCTAAGGAGTTGTGTTCCCTTTATTCAGGGAGCGGCATCATACCACCAACTTTCAAAGAAAGATAGTCTAAAAAAACGGCATCCGAAAAGGACGCCGTTTATACACGTGTAAACGAGGCTTAAAATTAAGCTTTGCTTACGATTTCTACCAATGTCCAAGACTTAGTCTTAGATAGTGGACGGCATTCGCTGATTAAAACAACGTCACCTTCACCACATTGATTTGTTTCATCATGCGCATGTAACTTAGTCGTGCGTTTAATGAATTTTCCGTATAACGGGTGCTTCACTTTACGTTCGATAGCAACAACGATAGATTTATCCATCTTTGCACTGATTACTTTCGCTTGAAGAGTACGAGTTGTAGATTCGCTCATTACGCACCTGCCTTCTGATTTAATACTGTCTTAACACGGGCGATGTTACGACGCACTTCTTTGATTGAGTGCGGCTTTTCTAACTGACCAGTGTTTAACTGCATACGTAATTCAAATTGAGTACGTAATAAGTTAAGAAGTTCAGCATTAAGCTCTTCAACACTTTTTTCTTTTAGTTCGTTAGCTTTCATTACATCACCTTACGAGTTACGAAAGTTGTTGCCACAGGCAGTTTAGCAGCTGCTAGAGCAAATGCTTCACGAGCCAATGATTCTGGAACACCTTCCATTTCATAAAGAACTTTACCTGGTTGAGTTTGAGCAACCCAATATTCCACGTTACCTTTACCTTTACCTTGACGAACTTCTAACGGTTTGCCAGTAATCGGTTTATCAGGAAACACGCGGATCCAGATTTTACCTTGACGTTTAACATGACGAGTCATTGCACGACGTGCTGCTTCGATTTGACGAGCAGTAATTCGACCACGACCGACAGCTTTTAATCCAAATTCGCCAAAGCTTACTTCCGCACCTTTCGAAAGACCGCGGTTACGGCCTTTGTGCATTTTACGGAACTTCATACGTTTTGGTTGCATCATTAGCGTATCTCCTACTTACCGCGGCTTTTGCGCTTTGGTTTAGATGGCTGTTGTTCTGTTTCTTGTGGCAATAAACCACCTAGAACTTCACCTTTAAAGATCCAAACCTTAACACCGATGATACCGTAAACAGTCAACGCTTCTGAAGTAGAGTAATCGATATCTGCGCGAAGAGTATGTAGAGGTACACGACCTTCACGATACCACTCAGCACGTGCGATTTCTGCACCACCTAAACGACCACTTACTTGAACTTTAATGCCTTTTGCGCCAAGACGCATAGCATTTTGTACCGCACGCTTCATAGCACGACGGAACATTACACGACGCTCTAACTGAGAAGAGACTGAGTCTGCTACTAGTTTTGCATCAAGTTCAGGTTTACGAACTTCTGAAATATTGATCTGCGCTGGAACACCTGCCATTTTAGCAATTGCTGAGCGTAGTTTTTCAACATCTTCGCCTTTCTTACCAATTACAACACCTGGACGTGCAGTGTGAATAGTCACACGAACACTTTTCGCTGGGCGCTCAATTGTAATCTTAGACAAAGAAGCATTTTTTAGCTTTTCAGTTAAGAATTTACGAATTTGAAAATCACTATATAAGTTATCTGCAAAATCTTTTGTGCCGGCATACCAGGTAGAGCTAAATGGCTTAGTGATACCTAGGCGAATACCGTTAGGATGAACTTTCTGTCCCATTGTTTAACCCCTGTCTGATACCACTACTGTGATGTGGCAAGAACGCTTCATTATACGATCGGCACGGCCTTTCGCACGAGGCATGATGCGTTTCATTGTTGGGCCTTCATCAACACAAATTTTTGTGATGTATAGCTCATCAATGTCTGCGCCTTCATTATGCTCAGCGTTTGCGGTTGCAGAATCTACAACTTTTTTAATCAATACTGCAGCTTTCTTAGGGCTGTATGATAAAAGTTCTAGTGCTTTTTCTACTGATAGACCACGTACTTGATCTGCTACCAAACGCGCTTTCTGAGCTGAAGAACGAGCAAATAAATGTTTAGCTAAAGCTTCCATAAATACCTCTATTTCTTCGCTTTCTTATCCGCGACATGGCCACGGTAAGTACGAGTTGGTGCAAATTCACCCAGTTTGTGACCGACCATTTCATCAGTTACAAATACTGGCACGTGTTGACGCCCGTTATGGACAGCGATGGTCAGACCAATCATATCTGGAATGATCATTGAACGACGAGACCAAGTCTTAATTGGCTTTTTCTCACCGTTTTCCATCGCTTTCTCTACCTTCTTCAGCAAGTGTAGGTCAATGAATGGACCCTTCTTGAGAGAACGTGGCATGGCGATACCTCTGCTTATTTCTTGTTGCGACGACGAACAATGTACTGATCAGTACTCTTGTTCTTACGAGTTTTGTAGCCTTTAGTTGGCATACCCCAAGGAGAAACAGGATGACGACCACCCGATGTTCTACCTTCACCACCACCATGTGGGTGATCTACTGGGTTCATTACAACACCACGAACGGTAGGACGAACACCACGCCAACGCGTAGCACCAGCTTTACCTAATTGGCGTAGCATATGTTCTGCATTACCAACTTCACCGATTGTTGCACGACACTCAGCAGGGATTTTACGCATTTCACCACTACGTAAACGTAGTGTAACGTAAGCACCATCACGAGCTATAATTTGGCTGTATGCACCAGCTGAACGTGCAATTTGTGCACCTTTAGCAGGTTTCATTTCTACAGCGTGTACTGTTGTACCTACTGGAATGTTACGCATCGGTAAGCAGTTACCTACTTTGATTGATGCATCTTCACCAGATTGGATTACATCACCAGCAACTAAGCCTTTTGGGGCTAAGATGTAGCGACGTTCGCCATCAGCATAAAGTACTAGCGCAATATTAGCACTACGATTTGGATCGTATTCTAAACGCTCTACTTTTGCTGGGATACCGTCTTTATTACGTTTAAAATCGACTAAACGATAGTGTTGTTTATGACCACCACCGATATGACGAACCGTAATACGACCACCATTATTACGACCACCTGATTTAGATAAAGACTCTAAAAGTGGTGCGTATGGCTTACCTTTGTGCAGGTCTTTGTTTACCACTTTGACAACGTGGCGACGACCTGGAGACGTAGGCTTACATTTTACAATAGCCATCTATAATTCCTCTACTCAGCGCCAGCGAAATCGATGTCTGCACCTTCAGCTAGACTAACGTATGCTTTTTTCCAGTCGCTACGGCGACCCATACGTTGACCAGTACGCTTGGTTTTACCCTTCACGTTTAGTGTGCGAACACCAGTAACTTCAACTTCAAACAGTTTTTGAACTGCCGCTTTGATTTCTGCTTTAGTCGCAGTACCTGCAACTTTGAATACCATAGTGTTATGGTTTTCAGCAGATAAAGTTCCCTTTTCAGAGATATGCGGGGCTAGAATAACTTGCAGTAAACGTGCTTCACTGATCATGCTAGGCTCTCCTCAATCTTTTTCACTGCATCTGCAGTTACTAAAACTTTATCAAATGCGATTAGACTTGCTGGATCAATACCTTGCACATCACGAACATCTACTTTGTAAAGGTTACGTGCTGCTAAGAATAGATTTTCATCTAATTCTTCGGTAATGATTAGAACATCTTTAAGATCCAGTTCTTTTAACTTCGCTTTCAGCTCTTTTGTTTTTGGAGCTTCAACTGTGAAGTTTTCTACAACGATTAGACGATCCTGACGAACTAATTCAGACAGAATGCTTCTCACTGCGCCACGGTACATTTTTTTGTTTACTTTTTGGCTGTGATCCTGAGGACGCGCAGCAAAAGTAACACCACCGCCAACCCAGATTGGGCTACGGATTGTACCTGAACGAGCTCGGCCAGTCCCTTTTTGACGCCATGGCTTTTTACCACCACCACGAACATCACTACGGGTTTTCTGAGCACGAGTACCTTGACGAGCACCAGCTGCATATGCAACGACCACCTGATGAACTAGGGCCTCGTTGAATTCACGTCCAAAGGTAGCGTCAGAAACTTCAAGTGCACTTTGTGCATCTTTCAATACCAATTCCATTACTAAATCCTTGGTTATGCTTTAACAGCAGGTTTAATGAACACATTGCCGTTTTTCGCACCTGGTACTGCACCTTTAATGAGCAGTAAGTTGCGTTCAACGTCTACGCGAACAACTTCAAGATTCTGAGTCGTAACACGCTCAGCACCCATGTGGCCAGACATTTTTTTGCCTTTAAAAACACGACCCGGTGTTTGACACATACCAATCGAACCATTAGAACGATGTGATAGTGAATTACCGTGTGTCATATCTTGTGTGTTAAAGTTCCAGCGTTTAACACCGCCTTGGAAACCTTTACCTTTAGACTGACCTGTAACATCTACTTTCGTATTTTCGTTGAAAAGCTCAACACTTAGCTCAGCGCCAACTTTGATATCTGCACCTTCGTTATCAGCAAGAGTAAACTCCCACAGACCACGACCAGCTTCTACACCTGCTTTCGCAAAGTGACCAGCTTCTGGTTTGTTTACACGGCTAGCTTTCTTAGTGCCAGCTGTTACTTGAATAGCTTGGTAGCCATCAGTATCAAGTGTTTTAACTTGAGTAACGCGATTTGGTGTACATTCAAGAACTGTAACTGGGATAGAAACACCATCTTCAGTGAAGATGCGAGTCATTCCAACTTTACGACCTACTAGACCGATTGTCATTGTTGTAACTCCTTATCTAACCCAAGCTGATTTGAACATCAACGCCAGCAGCTAGATCTAGCTTCATTAGTGCGTCAACAGTCTTTTCAGTTGGTTCTACGATATCAATCAAGCGCTTGTGAGTGCGGATCTCATATTGGTCACGTGCATCTTTGTTTACATGCGGTGAAATCAATACTGTGAAACGCTCTTTACGAGTTGGTAGTGGAATAGGACCACGTACCTGAGCACCTGTGCGCTTTGCAGTTTCAACGATCTCCGCCGTTGATTGATCGATCAATTTATGATCAAAAGCTTTAAGGCGGATACGGATTCTTTGGTTCTGCATGGACCAAAACTCCAATAGTTAAAAATACAACATACAAACAAACACCTGACGAACTATCTAAGATAGATCTCAAGTGCTTATTCAAACTAGTCGCTCCCCAATCGGGAGTCATTTTCGATAACCTAATAAAATGGTTATGGGCTTATTGCCCACCTACCATATCGGTAAGTGCGGTGCATAATACAGTAAATGTGAAGCAATGCAAGTTTTTCTTAACTTGAAATAGAAAAATTATCGTAAAGATCTTTTTCGGATCTTATGCCATTACATTTTATCCTTAAGGCGCTTTTTCTCAGTAGTTTGCGCTTGCTACAATGCTATACTTTCCACTCGAATCAATAAATAGGATCTCCTGTGCACGCGTTAATTTCACTTATCGATCATCTTCAACTACAGGCGCAGGCCAGCAACCATCGGCAAATATTACGCTTACGTGGAACAACCAGCTGGTGTTTTCAACAATGTAGCGTATTAATAGAAGATCTTCCGCAGCCCTATTTTTGGATTGGTGATGCACCGACAGGGGTCACAACAACGCCTTACCAAACAATATTAGGCCAAGAAACCCCCCTTCTCTTTATTAATGCTATTGCTGAATTTGATGCCAATGCTTTTGCAGCTGCGGAAGGCACCTTACGTGGAGGGGGATTATTGATATTACTTAGCCCACTCACTATCGATGACAGTGATTACTTTTATCATTTTATTGATAAGCAACTACAGCAATATAATTTCATCACAATTGCAGAAAATGCACCTATTGCTCAAATTAATAATACCTTCTCTCCTGCCACTTCTTCTTTTTCGATTAACACAAGGGAACAAGAATACGCAGTAAGGGCTATTGTTAAAACGGTGACGGGACATCGACGCCGTCCACTGGTTTTAACGGCAAATAGAGGAAGAGGAAAATCAGCTGCGCTTGGAATTGCTGCGGCAACACTACTCCGTAATGGGATAAAGAAGATTTTAGTTTGTGCACCGAGTAAACGCGCCACATTTACCCTTTTTAAACATGCAAGTTTATTACTGGGCAAGGAAGCGCATCAATATGCTATTATTAACGGTAACCAATCTATCCAATTTATCGCCCCGGATGCACTGCTAGAAAACAGACCAAATTG
This window of the Psychromonas sp. MME1 genome carries:
- the rplB gene encoding 50S ribosomal protein L2; protein product: MAIVKCKPTSPGRRHVVKVVNKDLHKGKPYAPLLESLSKSGGRNNGGRITVRHIGGGHKQHYRLVDFKRNKDGIPAKVERLEYDPNRSANIALVLYADGERRYILAPKGLVAGDVIQSGEDASIKVGNCLPMRNIPVGTTVHAVEMKPAKGAQIARSAGAYSQIIARDGAYVTLRLRSGEMRKIPAECRATIGEVGNAEHMLRQLGKAGATRWRGVRPTVRGVVMNPVDHPHGGGEGRTSGGRHPVSPWGMPTKGYKTRKNKSTDQYIVRRRNKK
- the rplW gene encoding 50S ribosomal protein L23, whose protein sequence is MISEARLLQVILAPHISEKGTLSAENHNTMVFKVAGTATKAEIKAAVQKLFEVEVTGVRTLNVKGKTKRTGQRMGRRSDWKKAYVSLAEGADIDFAGAE
- the rplD gene encoding 50S ribosomal protein L4, with amino-acid sequence MELVLKDAQSALEVSDATFGREFNEALVHQVVVAYAAGARQGTRAQKTRSDVRGGGKKPWRQKGTGRARSGTIRSPIWVGGGVTFAARPQDHSQKVNKKMYRGAVRSILSELVRQDRLIVVENFTVEAPKTKELKAKLKELDLKDVLIITEELDENLFLAARNLYKVDVRDVQGIDPASLIAFDKVLVTADAVKKIEESLA
- the rplC gene encoding 50S ribosomal protein L3; the encoded protein is MTIGLVGRKVGMTRIFTEDGVSIPVTVLECTPNRVTQVKTLDTDGYQAIQVTAGTKKASRVNKPEAGHFAKAGVEAGRGLWEFTLADNEGADIKVGAELSVELFNENTKVDVTGQSKGKGFQGGVKRWNFNTQDMTHGNSLSHRSNGSIGMCQTPGRVFKGKKMSGHMGAERVTTQNLEVVRVDVERNLLLIKGAVPGAKNGNVFIKPAVKA
- the rpsJ gene encoding 30S ribosomal protein S10, with the protein product MQNQRIRIRLKAFDHKLIDQSTAEIVETAKRTGAQVRGPIPLPTRKERFTVLISPHVNKDARDQYEIRTHKRLIDIVEPTEKTVDALMKLDLAAGVDVQISLG